From Candidatus Binatus sp., the proteins below share one genomic window:
- a CDS encoding kelch repeat-containing protein has translation MMRRILLAASLFASALAIALGGCGGSNISEEPVYTTTPQGVHVAALAMSTPRADAAAIRLRDGRVLICGGNATGTIGGVLSSAEIYDPSTQTFSPTGNMTAPREGQTITMLQDGRVLLTGGAQNIGFRSELASAEIFDPSSGTFTATGSMSIPREGHTATLLRDGRVLVVGGSDNGTHTLDSAEVYVPASGAFTGAGHLNQPRIAHTATMLLDGKVLIAGGGRGDRPGGYIAYDTAEIFEPITGGFGMLRAHMVNARVGAASVLLSDGRALIVGGKSGQMLMAGFIGNIAGLTPLNTAETYDPEARRFVPTGQMGAAHYLPTATKLDDGEVLVVGGWKQQGPTVVGMTATEVYMDRTNQFSSPGPTNVGRLENTATLLPDGEVLVAGGIDANSKITSSVEFYSPRQHSFILIPEAGAPAGPAENP, from the coding sequence ATGATGCGCAGAATTCTGCTCGCGGCGAGTTTATTCGCGTCTGCCTTGGCGATCGCGCTCGGCGGTTGCGGCGGATCGAACATTTCCGAAGAGCCGGTTTACACGACGACGCCGCAAGGGGTGCACGTCGCGGCGCTCGCGATGAGCACTCCGCGCGCCGACGCGGCCGCGATTCGGCTCCGCGACGGCCGCGTGCTCATCTGCGGCGGCAACGCGACCGGCACCATTGGCGGCGTGCTCTCGAGCGCCGAGATTTACGATCCATCGACGCAGACTTTCTCACCCACCGGCAACATGACCGCGCCGCGCGAGGGCCAGACGATCACGATGCTCCAGGATGGGCGCGTGCTGCTAACTGGCGGCGCGCAGAATATCGGTTTCCGCTCGGAGCTTGCGAGCGCCGAGATTTTCGATCCATCGAGCGGAACTTTTACCGCGACCGGTTCGATGTCGATACCACGCGAAGGGCATACGGCGACGCTGCTGCGCGACGGGCGCGTGCTGGTGGTCGGCGGCAGCGATAACGGCACGCATACGCTGGATTCGGCGGAAGTTTACGTGCCGGCCAGTGGCGCGTTCACAGGCGCGGGACATCTCAATCAACCGCGAATCGCGCACACCGCGACGATGCTGCTCGACGGCAAGGTGCTGATCGCAGGCGGCGGACGCGGCGACCGTCCCGGCGGATACATCGCTTACGACACCGCGGAAATCTTCGAACCGATCACCGGCGGCTTCGGGATGCTGCGCGCGCACATGGTGAATGCCCGCGTCGGCGCGGCGTCAGTGCTGCTGAGCGACGGGCGCGCGCTGATCGTGGGCGGCAAGAGCGGGCAGATGTTGATGGCGGGCTTCATCGGCAATATCGCTGGACTGACTCCGCTGAACACCGCCGAGACGTACGATCCCGAGGCGCGCCGCTTCGTGCCGACCGGGCAGATGGGAGCGGCGCACTACCTGCCGACTGCGACCAAGCTCGACGATGGCGAGGTGCTGGTAGTGGGCGGATGGAAGCAGCAGGGTCCGACCGTCGTTGGGATGACGGCGACGGAAGTCTATATGGATCGCACCAACCAGTTCTCGAGCCCCGGTCCGACGAATGTCGGGCGGCTCGAGAATACCGCGACGTTGCTGCCCGACGGCGAGGTGCTGGTCGCGGGCGGAATCGACGCCAACTCGAAGATCACGTCGTCGGTGGAATTCTACTCGCCCCGCCAGCACAGCTTCATTTTGATTCCGGAAGCGGGCGCTCCTGCCGGCCCCGCCGAAAATCCGTAA
- the grxD gene encoding Grx4 family monothiol glutaredoxin, producing the protein MSDIFKQIEADVKQNKIMIFMKGTRSFPQCGFSAATVQIFDELGVDYETADVLSDPDLRDGIKSYSNWPTIPQVYINGKFVGGCDIIRELHESGELEPMVKAALSESTQH; encoded by the coding sequence ATGTCGGACATCTTCAAGCAGATCGAAGCGGACGTTAAACAGAACAAGATCATGATTTTCATGAAGGGCACGCGGAGCTTCCCGCAGTGCGGCTTCTCGGCCGCGACCGTGCAGATATTCGACGAGCTCGGCGTGGACTACGAAACTGCCGACGTGCTGAGCGATCCGGATCTGCGCGACGGGATCAAGAGCTACAGCAACTGGCCGACGATCCCGCAGGTGTATATCAACGGCAAGTTCGTCGGCGGCTGCGATATCATCCGCGAGCTGCATGAGAGCGGCGAGCTCGAGCCGATGGTGAAGGCGGCTCTTAGCGAAAGCACTCAGCACTAG
- a CDS encoding BolA family protein, producing MDPKTIEEMIARGIPDAQVEVRDYTGGGDHFEAIVVSPSFEGKGLVERHQLVYQALGDAMRVQVHALTLKTLTPAQHQNRR from the coding sequence ATGGATCCGAAAACAATCGAAGAAATGATCGCGCGCGGGATTCCTGATGCCCAGGTCGAAGTGCGCGACTACACCGGCGGCGGGGATCATTTCGAGGCGATTGTCGTGAGTCCGAGCTTCGAGGGCAAGGGGCTCGTCGAGCGGCATCAACTGGTTTATCAGGCGCTGGGCGACGCGATGCGCGTGCAGGTCCACGCGCTGACGCTCAAAACTCTGACACCGGCGCAGCATCAGAACCGGAGGTAA
- a CDS encoding TlpA disulfide reductase family protein, translated as MIRSFRILVVVAIVAVVAAYFFPRNEAPQPQALVEIPLAKSSPGDQSGSSLDEKNPPPAVPDSASAKHRDDGLNFTTQSLSGGKINLSQYRGHPVIVDFWATWCSPCRRQIPELNTLYKKYNKSRGLVVLGISCDMIEGRGLQSVEPFVEEFQIDYPIALADQALLDGLGVEAIPTTLFVDKDGKIVARILGAGRSGEISKNTMLLLDGGDKSGHVADL; from the coding sequence GTGATTCGATCGTTTCGGATTCTGGTGGTGGTGGCGATAGTCGCAGTCGTGGCGGCGTACTTTTTTCCGAGGAATGAAGCCCCTCAACCGCAGGCGCTGGTGGAGATACCGCTGGCGAAATCGTCGCCGGGCGATCAATCGGGATCGTCGCTGGACGAAAAAAACCCGCCGCCCGCAGTACCCGACTCCGCGAGCGCAAAGCATCGCGATGACGGCCTCAACTTCACGACGCAGAGTCTCAGCGGCGGCAAGATCAATCTCAGCCAGTACCGCGGGCATCCGGTGATCGTCGATTTCTGGGCGACGTGGTGCTCGCCGTGCCGCCGCCAAATTCCGGAGCTGAACACGCTGTACAAGAAGTACAACAAGTCGCGCGGACTGGTGGTGCTGGGCATTTCGTGCGACATGATTGAAGGCCGCGGCTTGCAGAGTGTCGAGCCGTTTGTCGAGGAATTTCAGATCGACTATCCGATCGCGCTGGCCGACCAGGCGCTGCTCGATGGCCTCGGCGTCGAGGCGATTCCGACCACGCTGTTCGTCGATAAGGACGGCAAAATCGTCGCGCGAATTCTGGGCGCCGGACGAAGCGGCGAGATCAGCAAGAACACGATGCTGCTGCTCGACGGCGGCGACAAGAGCGGCCACGTCGCGGACCTTTAG
- a CDS encoding CaiB/BaiF CoA-transferase family protein — protein sequence MIAQKPLNGVRILDLTRVLAGPFCTMNLADLGADVIKIEVPGRGDDARSFAPIMPSGDSGYFYSVNRGKRSVTIDLRTADGAAIFLELAAKSDVVVENFSPGTMDRFAIGYERLKAANPKIILCSISGFGQTGPMSAAPAYDIVAQALGGTMSITGSPGGEPGRCGVSVGDLSAALYGVIAIVSALRVRDRDGVGCHLDIAMLDCQVAMLEDALARYSVSGRIPERLGTRHPSITPFQQFRAADDYFVMGAGNESIWLRFCDAISKPELSDNPLFKTNAERTANHGALEAILAEHFATMPRAHWLRLLGDASVPCAPIANVQEVSRNPHLEARNMILHAEHPDFSGLIVPGSPLKTAGGDATPPTRAPSLGESTDEVLESILGYDSLRLSELRRRSII from the coding sequence ATGATTGCTCAAAAGCCGCTGAACGGCGTGCGGATTCTCGATCTCACGCGCGTGCTCGCGGGGCCGTTCTGCACGATGAACCTCGCGGATCTTGGCGCCGACGTGATCAAAATCGAGGTGCCGGGGCGCGGCGACGACGCGCGGAGTTTCGCGCCGATCATGCCGTCGGGCGACTCGGGCTATTTTTACAGCGTGAATCGGGGCAAGCGGTCGGTGACGATCGATTTGAGGACGGCGGACGGCGCCGCGATTTTTCTCGAGCTCGCAGCGAAATCTGATGTAGTAGTTGAGAATTTCTCGCCCGGCACGATGGACCGTTTTGCGATCGGCTACGAGCGGCTCAAAGCCGCGAACCCGAAAATAATTCTGTGCTCGATTTCAGGCTTCGGGCAGACCGGGCCGATGTCGGCGGCGCCGGCCTACGATATCGTGGCGCAGGCGCTCGGCGGCACGATGAGTATCACCGGCAGCCCGGGCGGCGAGCCGGGACGCTGCGGGGTGTCGGTGGGCGATCTGTCGGCAGCGCTATATGGCGTGATCGCGATCGTGTCGGCATTGCGGGTGCGGGACCGCGACGGGGTGGGCTGTCATCTGGATATTGCGATGCTCGATTGCCAGGTCGCGATGCTCGAGGATGCGCTGGCGCGGTACTCGGTCTCGGGCCGGATTCCGGAGCGGCTCGGCACGCGGCATCCGTCGATCACGCCGTTTCAGCAGTTTCGCGCAGCGGACGACTACTTCGTGATGGGCGCGGGTAACGAGTCGATCTGGCTGCGGTTCTGCGACGCGATTTCCAAGCCGGAACTGAGCGACAATCCACTATTCAAGACCAACGCCGAGCGGACCGCGAATCACGGCGCGCTCGAAGCGATTCTGGCGGAGCATTTCGCGACGATGCCGCGGGCGCACTGGCTGAGGCTGCTGGGCGACGCGTCGGTGCCATGCGCGCCGATCGCGAACGTGCAGGAAGTCAGCCGCAATCCTCATCTCGAGGCGCGCAACATGATTCTCCACGCGGAGCATCCCGACTTCAGCGGACTGATCGTGCCGGGCTCTCCGCTCAAGACTGCTGGCGGCGATGCGACGCCCCCGACGCGGGCGCCGAGCCTCGGCGAGAGCACCGACGAAGTGCTTGAATCGATTCTGGGCTACGACTCTTTGCGGCTTTCCGAGCTGCGCCGCCGGAGTATCATATGA
- a CDS encoding GNAT family N-acetyltransferase — protein MNQQNRSMDAAPEIRIRKARESDLPELIRLYEQLHLGDYSYRPPSLREMRTAFRAIARDRAHHLLVATLDSHVVGTLHVLIFRHLGHGLHPVAIVENVVVLDTMRSQRIGEQLIDEAARIAERNRCYKLSLTTNLKRRHAHRFYERLGWSKTHFGYSFSLD, from the coding sequence ATGAACCAACAAAATCGATCAATGGACGCCGCTCCCGAAATCCGAATCAGAAAAGCGCGCGAATCCGACCTGCCGGAATTGATTCGGCTCTACGAGCAGCTTCACCTGGGCGATTATAGCTACCGGCCTCCGTCACTCCGCGAGATGCGCACTGCATTTCGCGCGATTGCACGCGACCGCGCGCATCACCTGCTCGTCGCGACACTCGACAGTCACGTCGTCGGCACTTTGCACGTGCTGATTTTTCGGCACCTCGGCCACGGCCTGCATCCCGTCGCGATCGTCGAGAATGTCGTGGTGCTCGACACGATGCGCTCGCAGCGAATCGGCGAGCAATTGATCGACGAAGCGGCGCGAATCGCCGAGCGCAATCGATGCTACAAATTATCGCTCACGACCAATCTCAAAAGGCGCCACGCCCATCGATTCTACGAGCGCCTCGGCTGGAGCAAAACTCACTTCGGCTATTCATTCAGTTTGGATTAG
- a CDS encoding class IV adenylate cyclase codes for MKNLEAKFRLADLEIARESALSLGYTERATLTQRDTFFRVNRGKLKLREENGTAVLIYYNRGESGPLMLSNYEIVKVIEPAPMLAMMTAALGTIAVVEKERALLMRDNVRFHLDRVATLGNFGEIEAVIPDGDDPEHSRGAANELLAALAIAAADLIEVSYFEMLARP; via the coding sequence ATGAAAAATCTCGAAGCCAAGTTTCGTCTCGCCGATCTCGAAATCGCCCGCGAATCGGCTCTCTCGCTCGGGTACACGGAGCGCGCGACGCTTACCCAGCGCGATACGTTTTTTCGCGTCAATCGCGGCAAACTCAAGCTGCGCGAGGAAAACGGAACCGCCGTCCTCATCTACTATAATCGCGGCGAGAGCGGCCCCCTGATGCTGAGTAATTACGAAATCGTCAAGGTCATCGAACCTGCACCGATGCTCGCGATGATGACCGCGGCGCTCGGCACGATCGCCGTCGTCGAGAAAGAGCGAGCCCTTCTGATGCGCGATAACGTCCGCTTCCATCTCGATCGCGTAGCTACGCTCGGAAACTTCGGCGAGATCGAAGCAGTGATCCCCGACGGCGATGATCCCGAGCACAGCCGCGGCGCCGCCAATGAACTGCTCGCAGCGCTCGCGATCGCTGCGGCAGATCTGATCGAGGTTTCATATTTCGAGATGCTCGCGCGGCCATAG
- a CDS encoding CoA pyrophosphatase, which produces MDNAWPSVFNYEATMSDATQFERHIEQIRLKLVGIEPAPREALANRNNAAAVLVPLFERERELHLIFIRRSDEVASHRGQVAFPGGRVDPVDNALVDTALREAHEEVGLHPTLVEVIGALPLMNTMASGISVAPFVGVIPRDAKLEADRREVAEIFDVPLSALRGPQFRGEYEWGADGRKSKFPAILYGGQTIWGLTLRITMNLLDILDGKSL; this is translated from the coding sequence GTGGATAATGCTTGGCCATCTGTGTTCAACTACGAAGCGACGATGAGCGACGCGACTCAATTCGAACGACACATCGAGCAGATTCGGCTGAAGCTGGTGGGAATCGAGCCGGCGCCGCGCGAAGCGCTCGCCAATCGGAACAACGCGGCGGCGGTGCTGGTGCCGCTGTTCGAGCGCGAGCGTGAGCTGCACCTGATTTTCATCCGGCGCTCGGATGAGGTCGCGAGTCATCGCGGGCAGGTCGCGTTTCCGGGCGGACGCGTCGATCCGGTGGACAATGCGCTGGTCGACACGGCGCTGCGCGAGGCGCACGAAGAGGTGGGGCTCCATCCTACTTTGGTCGAGGTAATCGGCGCGCTGCCGCTGATGAATACGATGGCGAGCGGGATTTCGGTCGCGCCGTTTGTCGGCGTGATTCCGCGGGATGCGAAGCTCGAAGCCGACCGTCGCGAAGTGGCCGAGATTTTCGATGTCCCGCTGAGCGCGCTGCGCGGGCCGCAATTTCGCGGCGAATACGAATGGGGCGCCGACGGCCGCAAATCGAAATTCCCGGCGATCCTTTACGGCGGCCAGACTATCTGGGGGCTGACGCTCCGCATCACGATGAACCTGCTCGACATCCTCGACGGCAAATCCCTGTAG
- the thiI gene encoding tRNA uracil 4-sulfurtransferase ThiI, whose protein sequence is MRYLIGRYHEIALKGRNQWRFVDQLKQNLRDIFADYRLGNVRSIGPRLTATLPDDLTDDLAAERAALIFGIQNFSISRAVPRDIESIAREAIARASGNPAKTFRVRTRREDKRYPMTSPEIDREVGALMCEALGLKVDLDDAELTISIEIMNDAALVSAGKMPGAGGLPVGISGRGMALLSGGIDSPVAAYRMMKRGLALDFVHFHAHPLVSPASREKAADLAAHLTRYQARSTLMQVPFGNLQREIVANTLRPLRVVLYRRFMLRIASALAERSGATVLVTGESLGQVASQTLVNMAVIEKAASFPILRPLVGMDKSEIIDQARVLGTFETSILPDQDCCTLFVPAHPETRARIEEVEAAESRFDIPRMIADAVNATEVQRFQFPPRNSAAPSRAAETSR, encoded by the coding sequence ATGCGATACCTCATCGGCCGATACCACGAAATCGCGCTCAAAGGGCGCAACCAGTGGCGCTTCGTCGATCAACTAAAACAGAACCTGCGCGATATTTTCGCTGATTACCGGCTCGGCAACGTCCGCAGTATCGGACCGCGCCTGACTGCCACGCTGCCCGACGACCTAACCGACGATCTCGCGGCGGAGCGCGCCGCGCTGATCTTCGGCATTCAGAATTTCTCGATCAGCCGCGCCGTGCCGCGCGATATCGAGTCGATCGCGCGGGAAGCGATCGCGCGCGCCTCGGGCAATCCAGCGAAAACCTTCCGCGTGCGTACGCGGCGCGAGGACAAGCGCTACCCGATGACCTCGCCCGAGATCGATCGCGAAGTCGGCGCGCTCATGTGCGAGGCGCTTGGCCTCAAAGTCGATCTAGACGACGCCGAACTCACCATCTCGATTGAAATCATGAACGACGCGGCGCTGGTGTCGGCCGGCAAGATGCCCGGTGCGGGCGGACTGCCGGTGGGTATCTCGGGCCGCGGGATGGCGCTGCTGTCGGGCGGAATCGATTCGCCGGTCGCCGCCTACCGCATGATGAAGCGCGGACTCGCGCTCGATTTCGTGCACTTCCACGCGCATCCGCTGGTTTCGCCGGCCAGCCGCGAGAAGGCCGCCGACCTCGCGGCGCATCTCACGCGCTACCAGGCGCGCTCGACTCTGATGCAGGTGCCGTTCGGCAATCTCCAGCGCGAGATCGTCGCGAATACGCTGCGGCCGTTGCGCGTCGTGCTGTATCGCCGCTTTATGCTGCGAATCGCGAGCGCCCTTGCCGAGCGATCGGGCGCGACCGTGCTCGTCACCGGCGAGAGCCTCGGCCAGGTCGCGTCGCAGACGCTCGTGAACATGGCGGTGATCGAAAAGGCCGCTTCATTTCCAATTCTGCGGCCTCTGGTCGGGATGGATAAAAGCGAAATTATCGATCAGGCGCGCGTGCTCGGAACCTTCGAAACTTCGATTCTGCCGGATCAGGATTGCTGCACGTTGTTCGTGCCGGCGCATCCGGAGACGCGCGCGCGAATCGAGGAAGTCGAGGCCGCCGAATCGCGCTTCGATATCCCGCGCATGATCGCCGACGCGGTGAACGCCACCGAGGTGCAGCGCTTCCAGTTTCCCCCGCGCAACTCGGCCGCTCCGTCCCGCGCCGCCGAAACCTCGCGCTGA
- a CDS encoding BrnA antitoxin family protein: MHTRGVRKAKDMKREYDFSKGKRGAVVPPEPGKTRITIRLDNKVLDYFREQVHAMGGGNYQSLINEALREHMRRGGIEAVVRRAVREELKDAGIKRVARG; encoded by the coding sequence GTGCATACGCGAGGAGTACGAAAAGCAAAAGACATGAAGCGCGAATACGATTTCAGCAAGGGCAAGCGTGGCGCGGTCGTACCGCCTGAGCCGGGCAAGACCAGGATCACCATTCGGCTGGACAACAAGGTTCTCGATTATTTCCGCGAGCAGGTCCATGCGATGGGCGGCGGCAACTACCAATCCCTGATCAACGAAGCGCTGCGCGAGCACATGCGACGCGGCGGAATCGAGGCGGTCGTGCGCCGAGCGGTGCGAGAAGAGCTAAAGGATGCCGGCATCAAACGCGTCGCGCGCGGCTGA
- a CDS encoding rhodanese-like domain-containing protein gives MFREINFQKCKTYLGWSDTSDQAALIDPVRDKIERYLALLAYRGLKLGLIVDTHTHADHRSGAFELGELTGAPVAMHRRAPAPHVKIHVEDGQMLTVGDLAMRVLYTPGHTPDSISLHAGDRVFTGDVLLIHGTGRCDFAGGDPAASFDSIMSKLFTLPDSTIVLPAHDYRGHTQSTIGEEKRSNPRLAGKSREAYVDLMNKLGLPLPDGIQEALQPNQSDVDSAALAFPNLSQLNSVRQMNPQELYERIKAGDSPILIDVREPGEYRGELGHLAGSQLIPLRELTERASELTAMKDREIVTVCRVGLRSATAAAILTSLGCEHVLNLKGGMLEWNDAGLPVEK, from the coding sequence GTGTTCCGCGAAATTAATTTCCAGAAGTGCAAGACCTATCTCGGATGGTCTGACACCAGTGATCAGGCGGCGCTGATCGATCCGGTTCGCGACAAGATCGAGCGCTACCTCGCGCTCCTTGCTTATCGCGGCCTGAAGCTCGGCTTGATCGTCGATACTCATACGCACGCCGATCATCGCAGCGGCGCATTCGAACTGGGCGAACTCACCGGCGCGCCCGTCGCGATGCATCGCCGGGCCCCCGCGCCGCACGTCAAAATTCACGTCGAAGACGGCCAGATGCTCACCGTGGGCGACCTTGCGATGCGCGTGCTGTACACGCCCGGCCACACCCCCGACTCGATTAGTCTCCACGCCGGCGATCGCGTCTTCACCGGCGACGTGCTGCTGATTCATGGGACGGGCCGCTGCGATTTTGCCGGCGGCGATCCGGCTGCCTCGTTCGATTCGATCATGTCGAAGCTGTTCACCTTGCCCGACAGCACGATCGTGCTGCCGGCGCACGACTATCGCGGCCATACCCAGTCCACCATCGGCGAGGAGAAGCGATCGAATCCGCGCCTGGCGGGTAAAAGTCGCGAAGCATACGTCGATTTGATGAACAAGCTTGGGTTGCCGCTGCCCGACGGAATCCAGGAGGCCCTGCAGCCTAATCAGTCTGACGTCGACTCAGCCGCGCTCGCATTTCCGAATCTCTCGCAACTCAATAGCGTGCGGCAGATGAATCCGCAGGAGCTCTACGAGCGCATCAAAGCCGGCGACTCGCCGATTCTGATCGACGTGCGCGAGCCCGGTGAATACCGGGGCGAACTCGGCCATCTGGCCGGAAGCCAGCTCATACCGCTGCGCGAGTTGACCGAGCGCGCCAGCGAACTGACTGCGATGAAGGATCGCGAGATCGTGACGGTTTGCCGCGTCGGCTTGCGCAGCGCGACTGCGGCCGCAATTCTCACCAGCCTCGGCTGCGAGCACGTCCTGAATCTTAAGGGCGGGATGCTCGAGTGGAACGACGCGGGACTGCCGGTCGAAAAATAA
- a CDS encoding VOC family protein, protein MELPFKVAELDHVVLRCRDQTRALDFYTRVLGLAEERRIEQIGLIQLRAGASMIDLVPASGARDERGLNVDHFCLGIEARDLNEIAGYLRDLGVEVIGEPATRYGARGMGLSIYIRDSEGNVVELKQLAAQS, encoded by the coding sequence ATGGAATTGCCGTTTAAGGTTGCCGAACTCGATCACGTGGTGCTCCGATGCCGCGATCAGACGCGGGCACTGGATTTCTACACGCGCGTGCTCGGCCTCGCCGAGGAGCGGCGGATCGAGCAGATCGGTCTGATCCAGCTTCGCGCTGGCGCCAGCATGATCGATCTGGTGCCCGCGAGTGGCGCGCGCGACGAGCGCGGTCTCAACGTCGATCACTTCTGCCTCGGCATCGAGGCTCGCGACCTGAACGAAATCGCAGGCTACCTGCGCGACCTGGGCGTCGAAGTAATCGGCGAACCTGCGACTCGCTACGGCGCGCGCGGGATGGGTCTCTCGATCTACATCCGCGATTCCGAGGGCAACGTCGTCGAACTCAAGCAACTTGCCGCGCAGTCTTAA
- a CDS encoding glycosyltransferase family 2 protein, which produces MPTKLTIAIPTHNRAATVRETLASIDALALPAEIDADCLVIDNASIDATAAAVDNFARDARLPVRRVFEPRLGSSFARNRAVDETQSELIFFIDDDAIAERDWAAKLFAAMRSRNLDAACGMVLPRWTSEPPPWLGPSLWVKLAVHDRQAIASAPVSSAETLDNYFSANVGFKRSAFERFGKFREDLGVVGGNPISGEDTELFARIIARGGAMGFAPDAIVHHMIPRERMTRAYLRRKSFAYGVGSAFAGGRNHNRLDKLVKNSIRMLAAMSRGDSERAIYHELECANFFGYWRGRLMKS; this is translated from the coding sequence TTGCCTACCAAGCTGACTATCGCGATCCCGACGCATAATCGCGCCGCCACGGTGCGCGAGACGCTCGCCAGTATCGATGCCCTCGCGCTACCCGCCGAAATCGACGCCGACTGCCTCGTCATCGACAACGCCTCGATCGACGCCACCGCGGCGGCCGTCGATAACTTCGCGCGCGATGCGCGCCTTCCCGTGCGCCGCGTATTCGAGCCTCGCCTCGGTTCGAGCTTCGCGCGCAATCGCGCCGTCGATGAGACCCAATCCGAATTGATCTTTTTTATCGACGACGACGCGATCGCCGAACGCGATTGGGCCGCGAAGCTGTTCGCCGCGATGCGGTCCCGCAACCTCGACGCCGCCTGCGGGATGGTGCTGCCGCGATGGACGTCGGAACCGCCGCCCTGGCTCGGCCCGAGTCTGTGGGTCAAGCTCGCGGTTCACGATCGGCAGGCGATCGCGAGCGCGCCGGTGTCATCGGCCGAGACGCTCGACAATTATTTCAGCGCGAACGTCGGCTTCAAACGTTCCGCATTCGAGCGCTTCGGCAAATTTCGCGAGGATCTTGGCGTCGTCGGCGGCAATCCGATCTCCGGCGAGGATACGGAACTGTTCGCGCGCATCATCGCACGCGGCGGGGCGATGGGCTTTGCGCCCGACGCGATCGTCCATCACATGATTCCGCGCGAGCGGATGACGCGCGCTTACCTGCGGCGCAAGAGCTTCGCTTACGGCGTCGGCAGCGCGTTCGCCGGCGGCCGCAATCACAACCGCCTCGACAAACTGGTGAAAAATTCAATCAGGATGCTCGCCGCGATGTCGCGCGGCGATTCCGAGCGCGCGATTTATCACGAACTGGAATGCGCGAACTTTTTCGGCTACTGGCGCGGCCGCCTGATGAAAAGCTAG
- a CDS encoding SMP-30/gluconolactonase/LRE family protein, translating into MRTLKVLVEGLAFPEGPRWRDGKLFFSDMHANQVCTVDLAGKKSVVCEVPQRPSGLGWLPDGRMLVVSMTDRKLLRLEPGGLKPHADMSQLAPFDCNDMVVDAKGRAYVGNFGFDLHKNEKPRTTTMVMVTPDGQARIAADDLSFPNGTVITPDGKTLVVGESMGRRLTAFDIAADGTLSNRRVWAQLGTYIPDGIGLDAEGAIWVACPSASEVVRVKEGGEIAERIKVGADAFACILGGADGKTLFVATAANSDPEKCKRDRTGKIEITQVEVGHAGLP; encoded by the coding sequence ATGCGCACCCTTAAAGTATTAGTTGAAGGATTGGCGTTCCCCGAAGGGCCGCGATGGCGCGACGGCAAGCTCTTCTTCTCCGACATGCACGCCAACCAGGTCTGCACCGTCGATCTGGCCGGCAAAAAATCCGTCGTCTGCGAAGTACCGCAACGACCTTCAGGACTAGGATGGCTCCCAGACGGACGGATGCTCGTCGTATCGATGACTGATCGGAAGCTGCTCCGGCTCGAGCCCGGCGGCCTGAAGCCGCACGCCGACATGAGCCAGCTCGCGCCCTTCGATTGCAATGACATGGTGGTGGACGCGAAGGGCCGCGCGTACGTCGGGAATTTCGGCTTCGATTTGCACAAGAATGAAAAACCGCGCACGACCACGATGGTCATGGTGACGCCCGACGGGCAGGCGCGCATCGCGGCCGACGATTTGAGCTTTCCGAACGGCACCGTGATCACGCCTGATGGCAAGACGCTAGTCGTCGGCGAGTCGATGGGGCGGCGGCTGACTGCATTCGATATCGCGGCCGATGGCACGCTCTCGAATCGGCGCGTGTGGGCGCAGTTGGGCACTTACATCCCGGATGGAATCGGGCTCGATGCGGAAGGTGCTATCTGGGTGGCGTGTCCGAGCGCGTCGGAGGTGGTGCGGGTGAAAGAGGGCGGCGAGATCGCGGAGCGGATCAAAGTCGGCGCCGACGCTTTTGCATGCATCCTCGGCGGCGCCGACGGTAAGACGCTGTTCGTCGCGACCGCGGCGAATTCCGATCCCGAAAAGTGCAAGCGCGATCGGACCGGGAAAATCGAAATCACGCAGGTCGAGGTCGGCCACGCCGGCTTGCCGTGA